In Lysobacter firmicutimachus, one genomic interval encodes:
- a CDS encoding coniferyl aldehyde dehydrogenase, translated as MDILADTPIADLAATRERLRTAWQARKPDYAQRRADLIRLRDAFRARSAEMDAAIRADFGHRSSHENLLSEAMIVLAEIDHALAQLRRWMKPRRAAVGWRFWPARAEIRPEPVGVVGILSPWNYPVNLALVPLASAIAAGNHVYLKPSEHTPRTSQFLRDLLADVFPDDRVAVALGGAELGAAFSAQPFDHLLFTGSTAVGRKVMAAAAPNLTPVTLELGGKAPALVCPDYPIERAAARIASGKWFNAGQTCIGVDYVLVDASRRDELVQALLAQLRARYGADLGTSRDYTRIINASQYARLASYLDDARQRGLQVIEPFAAPAAQAQRQAERLFPPALVIEPDPQAQVMQHEIFGPILPVISYRNLDEAIARINALDRPLALYPFGHDRAQIERILAQTLAGGVTVNDTLLHFGAHDLPFGGIGPSGIGAIHGRNGFDTFSKLLPVFHQRRLAGSDLLKPPYRGKIDAMIRWLAK; from the coding sequence ATGGACATCCTCGCCGACACGCCCATCGCCGATCTGGCCGCGACCCGCGAACGCCTGCGCACCGCCTGGCAGGCGCGCAAGCCGGACTACGCCCAGCGCCGCGCCGACCTGATCCGCCTGCGCGACGCCTTCCGCGCCCGCAGCGCGGAGATGGACGCGGCCATCCGCGCCGACTTCGGCCATCGCTCCAGCCACGAGAACCTGCTGTCCGAAGCGATGATCGTGTTGGCCGAAATCGACCACGCCCTGGCTCAGCTGCGGCGCTGGATGAAGCCGCGCCGGGCCGCGGTCGGCTGGCGCTTCTGGCCGGCGCGGGCCGAGATCCGCCCCGAGCCGGTCGGCGTGGTCGGCATCCTGTCGCCCTGGAACTACCCGGTGAACCTGGCCCTGGTGCCGCTGGCCTCGGCCATCGCCGCCGGCAACCACGTCTATCTGAAGCCGTCCGAACACACCCCGCGCACGTCGCAGTTCCTGCGCGATCTGCTCGCCGACGTCTTCCCCGACGACCGGGTCGCGGTCGCGCTGGGCGGCGCCGAACTCGGCGCGGCGTTCTCGGCCCAGCCCTTCGACCATCTGCTGTTCACCGGCTCGACCGCGGTCGGACGCAAGGTCATGGCCGCGGCGGCGCCGAACCTGACCCCGGTGACCCTGGAACTGGGCGGCAAGGCGCCGGCACTGGTGTGCCCGGATTACCCGATCGAGCGCGCCGCCGCGCGCATCGCCAGCGGCAAGTGGTTCAACGCCGGCCAGACCTGCATCGGCGTGGACTATGTGCTGGTCGACGCGTCGCGCCGCGACGAACTGGTCCAGGCGCTGCTGGCGCAACTGCGCGCGCGCTACGGCGCCGACCTGGGCACCAGCCGCGACTACACCCGGATCATCAACGCCAGCCAGTACGCGCGGCTGGCCTCCTACCTGGACGATGCGCGCCAGCGCGGGCTGCAGGTGATCGAGCCCTTCGCCGCCCCGGCCGCGCAGGCGCAGCGCCAGGCCGAGCGGCTGTTCCCGCCGGCGCTGGTGATCGAGCCCGACCCGCAGGCGCAGGTGATGCAGCACGAGATCTTCGGCCCGATCCTGCCGGTGATCTCTTACCGCAATCTTGACGAGGCCATCGCGCGCATCAACGCGCTCGACCGGCCGCTGGCGCTGTACCCGTTCGGCCACGACCGCGCCCAGATCGAACGCATCCTGGCCCAGACCCTGGCCGGCGGCGTCACCGTCAACGACACCCTGCTGCATTTCGGCGCTCACGACCTGCCGTTCGGCGGCATCGGCCCGAGCGGCATCGGTGCCATCCACGGCCGCAACGGCTTCGACACCTTCAGCAAGCTGCTGCCGGTGTTCCACCAGCGCCGGCTGGCCGGCAGCGATCTGCTCAAGCCGCCGTACCGCGGCAAGATCGACGCGATGATCCGCTGGCTGGCGAAGTAA
- a CDS encoding gamma carbonic anhydrase family protein — translation MSLRPYLDAFPNLGERVYVDPAATVIGAVDLGDDVSIWPGCVVRGDVNTISIGARTNVQDGTIVHVTHEGPFTRPGGLPTVIGNDVTIGHAAIVHACTIEEFALIGMGAKILDGARVSRFGFVGAGAVIAPGKTVGEGELWLGNPARCVRKLSEREIEQLRYSAQHYVRLKDRYLGMLSSG, via the coding sequence ATGAGCTTGCGCCCCTACCTCGATGCCTTCCCCAACCTCGGCGAGCGCGTCTACGTCGACCCCGCCGCGACCGTGATCGGCGCGGTCGACCTGGGCGACGACGTGTCGATCTGGCCCGGTTGCGTGGTGCGCGGCGACGTCAACACGATCTCGATCGGCGCCCGCACTAATGTCCAGGACGGCACCATCGTCCACGTCACCCACGAGGGGCCGTTCACCCGTCCCGGCGGCCTGCCGACCGTGATCGGCAACGACGTGACCATCGGCCATGCCGCGATCGTCCATGCCTGCACCATCGAGGAATTCGCCCTGATCGGCATGGGCGCCAAGATCCTCGACGGCGCGCGCGTGTCGCGCTTCGGTTTCGTCGGTGCCGGCGCGGTGATCGCGCCGGGCAAGACGGTCGGCGAAGGCGAGCTGTGGCTGGGCAATCCGGCGCGCTGCGTGCGCAAGCTCAGCGAGCGCGAAATCGAACAGTTGCGCTACAGCGCGCAACATTACGTTCGCCTCAAGGACCGTTATCTGGGCATGCTCTCGTCGGGCTAG
- a CDS encoding RDD family protein — MEEPQNPYAAPSALPVAGEDYSVRADRGTRLIARLIDGALYMVCMAPVFVAVAVDPNSEQPSPLQLGIMSLGLLFALALFAYNLVLLAQSGQTLGKRWLKIKIVRLDGSPASLGRILGLRMIVIGLIESVPCLGALFSLANALWIFGDESRCLHDLLADTKVINA, encoded by the coding sequence ATGGAAGAACCGCAGAATCCGTACGCCGCACCGTCGGCACTGCCCGTGGCGGGCGAAGACTACAGCGTGCGCGCCGACCGCGGCACACGCCTGATCGCGCGTCTGATCGACGGCGCCCTGTACATGGTGTGCATGGCGCCGGTGTTCGTCGCCGTGGCGGTCGATCCCAACAGCGAACAACCCTCGCCCCTGCAGCTGGGCATCATGAGCCTGGGCTTGCTGTTCGCCCTGGCCCTGTTCGCCTACAACCTGGTGCTGCTGGCGCAAAGCGGGCAGACCCTGGGCAAGCGCTGGCTGAAGATCAAGATCGTGCGCCTGGACGGCAGCCCGGCCTCGCTGGGCCGCATCCTCGGCCTGCGCATGATCGTGATCGGCCTGATCGAGTCGGTGCCTTGCCTGGGCGCGCTCTTCAGTCTGGCCAACGCACTGTGGATCTTCGGCGACGAAAGCCGTTGCCTGCACGATCTGCTCGCCGACACCAAGGTGATCAACGCCTGA
- a CDS encoding RDD family protein, whose product MLDTYRQVVTPEGVALHLRAAGPVPRALAWLLDLALRAVIYAALFRALVGLFGEAGYAVLALVVFVMTWFYQVLFEVLMQGRTPGKWALGLRVVAADGAPVGWMASFTRNLLRVVDALPVGYAVGLVACLFDPWGRRLGDMVAGTLVVHAPRHTPQTAAAVVPPLAPSSPLLPHEQAAMVAFAERAPRLTLARQIELAELTEPLTRSRGEQAVDRVYGIANWLLGRR is encoded by the coding sequence ATGCTCGACACCTACCGCCAGGTGGTGACGCCCGAAGGCGTCGCGCTGCACCTGCGCGCTGCCGGGCCGGTGCCGCGCGCGCTGGCCTGGCTGCTCGATCTGGCGTTGCGCGCGGTGATCTACGCCGCGCTGTTCCGCGCCCTGGTCGGCCTGTTCGGCGAGGCCGGCTACGCCGTGCTCGCGCTGGTGGTGTTCGTGATGACCTGGTTCTACCAGGTGCTGTTCGAAGTGCTGATGCAAGGCCGCACGCCCGGCAAGTGGGCGCTGGGGCTGCGCGTGGTCGCCGCCGACGGCGCGCCGGTGGGCTGGATGGCCTCGTTCACCCGAAATCTGCTGCGGGTGGTGGACGCGTTGCCGGTGGGTTACGCCGTCGGTCTGGTCGCCTGCCTGTTCGATCCCTGGGGCCGCCGGCTCGGCGACATGGTGGCCGGCACCCTGGTGGTGCACGCGCCGCGGCATACGCCGCAGACCGCGGCGGCGGTGGTCCCGCCGCTGGCGCCGTCGTCGCCGCTGTTGCCGCACGAGCAGGCGGCGATGGTCGCCTTCGCCGAACGCGCGCCGCGTCTGACCCTGGCGCGCCAGATCGAGCTGGCCGAACTGACCGAGCCGCTGACCCGCAGCCGCGGCGAGCAGGCGGTCGACCGGGTCTACGGCATCGCCAACTGGCTGTTGGGGCGGCGATGA
- a CDS encoding stage II sporulation protein M — translation MRQEHFVARHEYEWREFERWLEHRSASARHARSHRREWNGLSDDQLPERHRRLCQQLALARRRGYSAVVTDRLQQLMQRGHSVLYRTKPVHWRRAIEFLLAGFPRLVRAERHCMLAAALLFVLPLASIFVAIQIKPDLAAGLFDVQSLARFEQMYDPAGKSDLGRTDEDDLQMFAHYIGNNVGIGFQTFASGLVAGLGTVFVLIFNGVMIGGVAGHLQAVGHGDPFWRFVAGHSAPELTAIVIAGGAGLRLGLSLIAPGQRRRIDSLIHGGRRGAKICIGVFAMLVFAAFVEAFWSSIAGVPAPVKYAVGAALWVLVGLWLLRGGRNAAYRDDEDAA, via the coding sequence ATGAGACAAGAGCACTTCGTCGCCCGCCACGAATACGAATGGCGCGAGTTCGAGCGCTGGCTGGAGCATCGTTCCGCCAGCGCCCGCCACGCTCGCAGCCACCGCCGCGAGTGGAACGGGCTCAGCGACGATCAGTTGCCCGAACGCCACCGCCGGCTGTGCCAGCAACTGGCGCTGGCGCGCCGGCGCGGCTACAGCGCGGTGGTCACCGATCGTCTGCAACAACTGATGCAGCGCGGCCACAGCGTGCTGTACCGGACCAAGCCGGTGCATTGGCGGCGGGCGATCGAGTTCCTGTTGGCCGGTTTTCCGCGCCTGGTCCGGGCCGAGCGCCATTGCATGCTGGCCGCGGCGCTGCTGTTCGTGCTGCCGCTGGCGAGCATTTTCGTCGCCATCCAGATCAAGCCCGATCTCGCCGCCGGCCTGTTCGACGTGCAGAGCCTGGCGCGCTTCGAGCAGATGTACGACCCGGCCGGCAAGAGCGACCTGGGCCGCACCGACGAAGACGATCTGCAGATGTTCGCCCATTACATCGGCAACAACGTCGGCATCGGCTTCCAGACCTTCGCCAGCGGCCTGGTCGCCGGCCTCGGCACGGTGTTCGTGTTGATCTTCAACGGCGTGATGATCGGCGGGGTCGCCGGGCATCTGCAGGCGGTCGGCCACGGCGACCCGTTCTGGCGCTTCGTCGCCGGCCATTCGGCGCCGGAACTGACCGCGATCGTGATCGCCGGCGGCGCCGGCCTGCGCCTGGGGTTGAGCCTGATCGCCCCCGGCCAGCGGCGACGGATCGATTCGCTGATCCACGGCGGCCGGCGCGGCGCCAAGATCTGCATCGGCGTGTTCGCCATGCTGGTGTTCGCCGCCTTCGTCGAGGCGTTCTGGTCGTCGATCGCCGGGGTGCCGGCGCCGGTCAAGTACGCGGTTGGCGCGGCGCTGTGGGTGCTGGTCGGGCTGTGGCTGCTGCGCGGCGGCCGCAACGCCGCCTATCGCGACGACGAAGACGCCGCATGA
- a CDS encoding DUF4129 domain-containing protein, which produces MRLEALTVALRPRSAWEAAELGMALVRRHAGAIWKPWLLTSLPLLVALNAVGWALDLLWLAGLLMWWLKPWFDRIPLFVLSRAVFGETPDTRQTVRAALRWGARWWLPYLTWRRLGPARSLYLPVDLLEGGSGSEARHRRGALGAPVYGVGSLLTLTCVHFEIVIVLGALLGALMFVPFDYLPDTFKALFEAVAAQPQWFDATLNGLAWLATALIEPFYVGAGFGLYLNRRTEIEGWDIEIVFRRLRARLTAAAAPLLLVLCAMVGFAPDAAAQAADASSAAQAQAAAAVEEEAAGDETVGEAAAEAAAEETASDEESAPPYAPIRDYVDDSRKSRRLPSTLGEVFGEDRRDDRALREAVAKAMQDPAVSPKRTQTVWKPKAERKDQEKERKPSSLEMFDGLGGNLAAVVQWLLWGVVAAIAIALLWSASRWLGWFRGGEEEEPSPGEVRVGAAAEPEPLPDDIPTAIRRLWRAGRARDALALMYRAAVESMAQRADIVLVPGATEAQCLRASRKLALADDREAFARAVRTWQYAAYADVLPDDEEFDDLVGLLGRRFGWTA; this is translated from the coding sequence ATGAGGCTGGAAGCGCTCACCGTCGCGCTGCGCCCGCGCAGCGCCTGGGAGGCCGCCGAACTCGGCATGGCCCTGGTGCGGCGCCATGCCGGCGCGATCTGGAAGCCGTGGCTGCTGACTTCGCTGCCGTTGCTGGTCGCGCTCAACGCCGTGGGCTGGGCCCTGGATCTGCTGTGGCTGGCCGGCCTGCTGATGTGGTGGCTCAAGCCCTGGTTCGACCGCATCCCGCTGTTCGTGCTGTCGCGCGCGGTGTTCGGCGAAACCCCGGACACGCGCCAGACCGTGCGCGCGGCGCTGCGCTGGGGCGCACGCTGGTGGTTGCCGTATCTGACCTGGCGCCGGCTCGGTCCGGCGCGTTCGCTGTACCTGCCGGTGGATCTGCTCGAGGGCGGCAGCGGCAGCGAGGCCCGTCATCGCCGCGGCGCGCTCGGCGCGCCCGTGTACGGCGTCGGGTCGCTGCTGACCCTGACCTGCGTCCACTTCGAAATCGTGATCGTGCTCGGCGCCCTGCTCGGCGCGCTGATGTTCGTGCCGTTCGATTACCTGCCGGACACGTTCAAGGCCCTGTTCGAAGCGGTCGCGGCCCAGCCGCAATGGTTCGACGCCACCCTCAACGGCCTGGCCTGGCTGGCGACCGCGCTGATCGAACCGTTCTACGTCGGCGCCGGCTTCGGCCTGTACCTCAATCGCCGCACCGAGATCGAGGGCTGGGACATCGAGATCGTGTTCCGTCGCCTGCGCGCGCGCCTGACCGCGGCCGCGGCGCCGTTGTTGCTGGTGTTGTGCGCGATGGTCGGTTTCGCGCCGGACGCGGCAGCGCAGGCGGCGGACGCGTCTTCCGCGGCGCAAGCGCAGGCCGCGGCGGCCGTCGAAGAAGAGGCCGCCGGCGACGAGACGGTGGGCGAAGCGGCGGCCGAAGCGGCGGCCGAAGAAACGGCCAGCGACGAAGAATCCGCACCGCCGTACGCGCCGATCCGCGACTACGTCGACGACAGCCGCAAGAGCCGCCGCTTGCCATCGACCCTGGGCGAGGTGTTCGGCGAGGACCGCCGCGACGACCGCGCGCTGCGCGAGGCGGTGGCCAAGGCGATGCAGGACCCGGCAGTATCGCCCAAGCGCACCCAGACGGTGTGGAAACCCAAGGCCGAGCGCAAGGACCAGGAAAAAGAGCGCAAGCCGTCCAGCCTGGAGATGTTCGACGGCCTCGGCGGCAATCTCGCCGCGGTGGTGCAGTGGCTGCTGTGGGGCGTGGTCGCGGCGATCGCGATCGCCCTGCTGTGGAGCGCCTCGCGCTGGCTGGGCTGGTTCCGCGGCGGCGAGGAAGAGGAGCCGTCGCCGGGCGAGGTGCGGGTCGGCGCCGCGGCCGAGCCCGAGCCCCTGCCCGACGACATTCCGACGGCGATCCGCCGCCTGTGGCGCGCCGGCCGCGCCCGCGATGCGTTGGCGCTGATGTACCGCGCCGCGGTCGAATCGATGGCGCAGCGCGCCGATATCGTGTTGGTGCCGGGTGCGACCGAGGCGCAATGCCTGCGCGCCTCGCGCAAGCTGGCCCTGGCCGACGACCGCGAGGCCTTCGCCCGCGCCGTGCGCACCTGGCAGTACGCGGCCTATGCCGACGTCCTGCCGGACGACGAAGAGTTCGACGATCTGGTCGGCCTGCTCGGCCGTCGTTTCGGGTGGACC